TGCCCGCCATCAGCTCCATGCCGTCCTTGGGGCCTGCGATGAAGACCGCCTTGGCCATCCCCTGAGCCTGGGCTGCGTTCTTCATCACGAGCGTCACGCCTTTGCACGGCGCGCCTATTCGCTCCTTGTTCTTCGGGTTTATCAGCTCCTGATACGCGAATTCGTTGGAGCTGACGGTCGCCACTGCGTTGTTGTTGACGGTGAGGTTGAGCGCATGGTGCGCATACGTGCCCTCGCTGTCCTGCACCTGTATCTTCCAGGGGCCGGCGAGGCCCGAGCCCATGCCGCGGAATACGTTGCCCACCTTCACCATCGCGTTCTGCATGCTGGCCGTGGCGATGAGCCTGACCATGTACTCGGCCAGAAAGCCGTCGATCATTCCGTCGAAGCGCACCTGCATCCCGGATTTCTTTAGCTGCGCCGTGCGCGCGCCCTTGTCGATGCTGATGTCCCTGTAGCTCCCCTGGCCTGCGGAGGTCACGTCGAACCAGCCCTTGGCCCAGTCCGAGATCGTCTTGGCCTCTTCGAGGGCCGCGATCGTGTCGTCGGATACGGCGACGGCGGTCCCACCTGCGGCCGCGTTGAGCCTGCTCACGTCGCTGTTCGGGTTCTGCCAGTCGAGCTGGGCGAAGACCTCGTTCGCGCGCTGCGCGACCACGTCGATGAGGCGCTCGACCGTGGATGCGTCCCTCGACCAGCCGACGATCAGGATGGCGGCCTGGGTCCTGCCGCCGAGCGTCGCCTGCCTGGAGAACAGCTTGATGTCTCCCTGCTGCGCATAAGACGAAAGCGGAGAGAGGATCGCTGCGGCCAGGATTGCGGCGAAGAAAAACCTACTCGC
This region of bacterium genomic DNA includes:
- a CDS encoding FAD:protein FMN transferase, whose protein sequence is MTRNRGSSKRRASRFFFAAILAAAILSPLSSYAQQGDIKLFSRQATLGGRTQAAILIVGWSRDASTVERLIDVVAQRANEVFAQLDWQNPNSDVSRLNAAAGGTAVAVSDDTIAALEEAKTISDWAKGWFDVTSAGQGSYRDISIDKGARTAQLKKSGMQVRFDGMIDGFLAEYMVRLIATASMQNAMVKVGNVFRGMGSGLAGPWKIQVQDSEGTYAHHALNLTVNNNAVATVSSNEFAYQELINPKNKERIGAPCKGVTLVMKNAAQAQGMAKAVFIAGPKDGMELMAGKASGLIVDNAGKFIRTPGF